The region AAGCAACATTGCATGCCGGGACAGGGCTGGAGAGCGCAACACTGATATCGAGGACACCATGAAATTGTTTGCCGATATGCAGAGGCGGAGGCCGGGATTCCACCATGTGGAAGAGACAGAGAACAATGTAGTGCGGAGCCTGTTCTGGACTGACTCCTTGTGCAAGATGAATTATGAGCTATATGGAGATTTCGTGTCTTTTGACACGACATTCTCTACGAATATATATGGCTTGCCATTTGCACCAATTATAGGTGTCGACAACCATGGGTCGACCGTGCTGTTTGGACTAGGCCTTTTGAAGGATGAGAAAATAGGGTCATTCAAGTGGCTTCTAAGCACATTTGTCGAGGCAATGGGAGGTAAAGAGCCTAAAtacataataacagaccaggacCAGGCGATGAAGACTGCAATAAAGGAAGCTCTTCCGAGAACgaggctgtaacgccctcgatgcggctatatctcccacgtgtcgaagcacgacttagaggcataaccgcattgaaagcaatgtcgcaagtgaggtaatcttcacacaacccatgtaatacataagggaaaaagatacatagttggcttacaatcgccacttcacacaattacatgaataaagcattacatcatccagatacaatcaaggtccgactacggaaccaaaataaaagaagaaccccaaatgcgacaaaggtccctgatcgaccccaactgggctccactactgatcaactagaacgaaacaacacaaagggcaagatcttcattgagctcctccttgagctcggatgtgtcacctgcacggtttcatcagcacctgcaaactggttttggaagtatctggtgagtcacgaggactcagcaatctcgcacccgcgagatcaagactatttaagcttatgggtaaggtaaaggcatgaggtggagctgcagcaagcgactagcatatatggtggctaacatacgcaaatgagagcgagaagagaaggcaaagcacggtcgataaaagtatgatcaagaagtgatcctatagcaacctgcggcaagcataactccaacaccgtgttcacttcccggactccgccggaaagagaccatcacggttacacacacggttgatatattttaattaaggtcaacttggggttttctacaaccggacattaacaaattcccatctgccacataactgtgggcacggctctcgaaagtttaaatccctacaggggtgtcccaacttagcccatgacaagctctcacggtcaacgaaggaatagacctccacccgagacactccgatcagactcggtatcccggtacaacaagacatttcgacagggtaaaactaaaccagcaacaccgcccgaatgtgccgacaaatcccgataggagctgcacatatctctttctcagggcacactcagatgagactagctacgagtaaaaccaaccctcaagtttccccgaggtggccccgcaggcagctcagttcgaaccaacactcagaggagcactggcccgggggggttagaataaagatgacccttgagtctgcagaacccaagggaaggtggtaggttgttagtgcaaatggtaaaaccaatgttgggcattgctggaggagctttacttaaggcgaactgtcaaggggttcccattatagcccaaccgtgtaaggaacgcaaaatccgggaacataacaccgatatgacggaaactagggcggcaagagtggaacaaaacaccaggcataaggccgagccttccaccctttaccaagtatatagatgcattaattaaataagatatattgtgatatcccaacaagtaaacatgttccaacaaggaacaacatctccatgttccaacaaggaacaaacttcaatcttcacctgcaactaacaacgctataagaggggatgagcaaagcggtaacatagccaatcaacggtttgctaggacatggtgggttagaggtttgacatggcaatttgggaggctgataaGAAAATGGTagacatcatagcattggcatagcaaaagagcgagcaaactagcatagcaaagatagtagtgatttcgagggtatgatcatcttgcctgagatcccgcaaggaataagaacgattccatgaagaagacaaacgggcgtagtcgaacgaatcctcacaactccggagcaaaaccgaagctaacgagagaagcaacccagaaagaagcaaacatcatggtaaacacacaagcataaacatggcatgatgcgcaaacaagtatgatgcatgtccggtttaatgaggcatggcatggcaaagtgcaacaagcaatactacaagttaagtggagctcaatatgcaacgagttgcatattgacaaaacaccacgacaagttaatttagttcgatctcgtttatgtaccccaacaaaattaaatgttgattcacatggcaagaggtgaagcatgacaaaactacctatctaggcaagtttaaatgaggccggaagcaacgaacaataaTTCCGGTAGATCCTCATATGCAtagtttaaggtttggtactgttctgccctaaacacaattttagagttgttaaacatgcaagatgagtgcaccatgttaaactaggcaaaattctaccccatttacatataaagtttattaaaatcggagttacggttatttagttatgaattaaactattttagcatgacataggagcaaatttaatcaaacatcattttaaacatttttaacatggatgaaagtggcatattatgaaactaggcaaaattctaagcattttacatatataagttatttacatgtgatgcacggttaaagagtaattaaatgcatgaactaggagggTTTTACTGTAAAACAGTTAAATTACTGGATAAAGCGAAATTCGCAGAACTGAAAAAAAACAAGACATGGGCCAGATCTGCTGGGCGCTGGGCTGGGGTCTCACCATGGGCTCTTGGCCCGGTCGATGGAGGAggttggctgggcctggggtggctgtGACCCAGCCGGATCGGTCAACGGGCGAGCGAGGGGTCGGGCGAACTGCTCTGCTCGTTTCTGACGAACAGAAACAACATCATGTCCATGGCGACAGGAAGCAGGAGGTCGCTGCGGCGGGGCTCGGGGGGGAACCGGCCGGAACGGGCGGATCCGGGCGCGGGAAGATGGATCTGGCTGGTCTTGGGGAAGATCGAGGCGCGGGATGCAGCGCGAAGCAGAGGGCGACGATGGCGAGGCCGAGGAGCGGACGAAGCTCTTGCAGGGCGGGCGTCCACACTCGATGACTCGTGCGCGTGGACGAGGACGGCTGCAGTGCTGCTGGCGGCTTGCTCGCCGGGGATGGCGCGGGCCGCGACAGTGAAGGCAAAGGGCGACGGCGCAGCCACGACAACTTGGCGGCGGCTGACTTGGAAGAAGGGGACGGTCATGGCGTCGGGGCGGAGCGGCTGGTCCGACGAGGCGCACGGGAGGAGGAGGAAAGGCCCTGGCGGCTTGACTCTGGCAGAAGACGGCGGAGCTCCATCCGGTGGCCATGGCGAGGCTCCTGACTGTCCTGAAGAACAAGAGACGGCGAGGTGAGGTGGAGAAGAGGGAAAAcagagggaaaaggaaggagagggcgaCAGCGGCCCTACTCTCAGACGAGTTCCGGCGAGGTACGGTTGCCGGTGGTGGCGCCCGAGGAGCAGCGGCAGTCGGGCACGAGGTGCTCGAGGAGGAATCGAGCGGGAGGATCTCGGGGCCTCGGTTGCGGGGTTGGGTGGATCGAGGGAAGGAGGTGGTTGGCCCGATCGGGAATTCGAGGGAGAGAGGGTGGATCTGGAGGGATCCCGATGAAGATGCTGAgtgggtggcggcgcggctagggaCAAGGGGAGAATTTTTAGGGTTGTCCAAATAGATTAGGGGCGGACTATATATATGAAAAAGGaggggagtttggatcatccgattaaAATCGTACGGTCGtgaataaaatagttagggagcccaattaacaaaacggagatgttttgtagatgtttggggatgatccagatacaacggtgacgactccccgggtcgggttcgggacaatttcggacgcgcacgtgaggggttcgatgcactgtgcagaggggggggggaagagagagagagagcccggcatggtttccggataccgaaaacgtccgacgttagaccggctatattgccgctatagttatccgttgggctatcaaacgaactccgaatgcgatgaaacttgacagccggtctatctacactataataagaccacacgtcaactctcaacccattccgagaacatttttccgccacttataaaataatatttcggacatgccgcgggtgcgtgcaagtgtgaaagggctcagaacggacaacggagagaacgaggaggccgggacggatgcaagttttgaaaacatgatgatgctatgcacatgatgacatgatgaaatgcaacacgcaataaaatgacaaggcaacaacaacgaataactggacgacacctggcacatcggtctcggggcgttacaacactccaccactacgagaggatctcgtcccgagatctagaatggcaccggagggaaaacggaagagaaaaagaaaggtaaaactaagttgcttctttgacgaacgagtgaaaccacgaaccttgagaggttgagcaatttaaaagaaagagtacaacagagatgaacgagattgcaaacaatccgttagaaaaaaaCAAGGAACATTAtgggaacttgaaggttgcaaagacatgaatcaagagtttaaaggacaagatagaatttgaaaacactccggttaaaacaagatgagaggggaagaattcgggcagcactccggttgaacatggaaggaattgaacatgaacttgacaatatgagaggatacttgatgaaatgaacaacacactgcctccggaactattaaaaaaaaggcacaaggggtaagaaagatttcagacagctctccagttgaggaaggagggaaaacttgataaaattagagaactcgaatgaaaacacgacactccggttaaatggataagtaaggaaaagaacatgatctccaaaatgatataatgGGTCAAagaaaacatcacaatgccttcgggaaAAATGAAAGAGTGGAATCGAGAGAACAAAGAAGAGAATAACAACTTCTATCACAATTGAATTTGAAAGAGcctccttaaaaagaaggattgaacggagttgttagaaaaccaacaacaaaaagaataagcttgtagtggacttattgaaacatctcaacattatgaggtgacaaatgGCCACTAAAGGAAGCCATTGATTTgagtgagagcaccaaggcgatgaaaacttctttcaccaagaggataggagaaaacttgggtcattgataagcaccacaaaagcagcattccttagggaaggctttaggtgaaaaatgacacaagataactccaacaaggagattgatggatttaaaatacctcaatcTTGACAACTTGAATAaccaagggaaattgtcaagagtgacataacaccatctgaaaagataaggtcgaaagaattgcacttcggaatgcaagatgaagaatgcttgaactcctcaaaacaaaacatgtgttaagcaccatgtttattttgaagtatggcttgacggatcttaacttcgagagaaaacttgatgaacaattgaagaatgaaaggaatccttgacggaccaccatgaagaaactccatgaagaactccggtaaacaaaaggaatgaaaagaaagagaaattgaaaacacaaggtgaatccttgcaatgatttagatggatctccgtgataattagagcttggaactccgggaaaatgagaagatgaaacaaatgaaaccgagaattttaagggcctccggaataaagaattaatcacttggatgaacaagaataagaattatgttatgcttatccttcaccaattaaattgatgacaagcaacggatttggcataccacttattctcgtagaaaggattaaaagagatatatcaaaacttgagaaggtcttcaacgaaccaccggtaggattggaacaacaaatgaattgatatgatgaacaaggaagagagatcttgaaagaaccaccgtaagaattgataatgatcaaagtaggggtgcatcaccggtaagaattagcaaatgaatgaaggtgcttgagacaaactagatacatgagaacaaagagatcaagaactgattagaggatattcgactgatgcaccggcaagataggagaacgagagctgaaagctgagaatgaataattctgagatgatgggcttcaaagaatgaaactgaaaagactcctaaaatgctccggatgggtgaaaaagattctcacaatcgaaaacaattatgagaggatggcaacaagctagcaccatgaatcttgaagagaatagagcaagattaaagagaaactcttcttcagtcttcaaatgatgagaatgacaacgagaaacaccaccaagaattattgaggcacaccggaagaatcaaaagcgaagaggttgagccaactatgaaaagaatttgaaagatcttggagaaagcatttgactgatgataactcattcttacgtcaaacttggagaagaatttaggatagctctgggaaaatagaagagtcaggtaagatcctgggaaaagacttgtgggttagggcccactcaaaagaaaacaccgttgaaaagatttaaaagagatgttgcaccggatgaattaaatgacttgaatgagataccaatctcgaaagagcttgaacgaatgcagagtggaaacacgaatcttcgagatatcttgagcactccggaataacaaatagcgagaagtagaatgataatgaggtgcaccggtatgagaagacattgaaatgaggaaaaaggtatgattaacaaaacttgacttgaatccaccggagaagagaaaggaatgaggaatgacgaactagtagaacatcttcttgagaaccaccgggtaagaacattgacggaaaagaatggagaaacttcacaaaaataaaaggatacttggtaaagaaatcttagtccttgaggaaaaagggtgggtgggcgggaaaaaaacaaaggcaacttggagacggatgaaacaaacaccgttgagaagaaatgataattggtcttgctgatgttgaagtgatcggatccacttgaagagaaacacgccggttgaaaaggattgacatgacaatctcgattgtcgagaagggttggtattcacattggagtatgagaacaccatttcggaaaggtatggaatcaacacttgacattgaagcaactcgaataccacaactcaaaacaaaaacaaaggactggcttgcagaataagccagaacaaacatatgatagaaatttcgtccgaagttttcgtggtggggcctacacgggctcaatcgtacaacaccatcatgtacaaggcagtgcacatgacatacgaagcgtccccgagtcggcatagccaaggactctttaagacacaatgagaccactgtaaaaccaaccgtgaataggcggaccactagacgtcgaaccccaatttcatatcatacatccgtcagaaagatatcctaagggctacttgaattcccacctatgaaactcccgaaattttccggttatgcaatcaggtgttggggatacaggggaagcaatatatctcacacaaaactagcaaatcctacatccagctgtatccatccttcaacacataaccaagaaaccttcggaaatcgtctacctcaaccttcgaaaagcatccgttttacgagtcatggcaatactcccgtactcacctcagtactgggttatcggggttatctcaccaacaactgcataaaagagattttcgatgtcggcgtactaaactcaggtattccagaactgcaacgataaaattatgatgacaacacctcagagctcaactccccgtgacacttccactaaacccctgacaggaggcaccaagacaatgttctcatcataaaaccatcggaacgattccaagatacccgcgggatcctaaatttttttagtgaaatttgagaagagaagagtcaaaactctacgtcaggatgccttaccagagcgatgaaaagactggggagtaaaaagaattcctaactctccgatatatataatcctaaatgactcaaaacatttttctagacacaactcggccgctaaaaacgatcaagcagtggggctcctaaggtcggggaaggctctgattaccaacttgtaacgccctcgatgcggctatatctcccacgtgttgaagcacgacttagaggcataaccgcattgaaagcaatgtcgcaagtgaggtaatcttcacacaacccatgtaatacataagggaaaaagatacatagttggcttacaatcgccacttcacacaattacatgaataaagcattacatcatccagatacaatcaaggtccgactacggaaccaaaataaaagaagaaccccaaatgcgacaaaggtccccgatcgaccccaactgggctccactactgatcaactagaacgaaacaacacaaagggcaagatcttcattgagctcctccttgagctcggatgcgtcacctgcatggtttcatcggcacctgcaaactggttttggaagtatctggtgagtcacgaggactcagcaatctcgcacccgcaagatcaagactatttaagcttatggtaaggtaaaggcatgaggtggagctgcagcaagcgactagcatatatggtggctaacatacgcaaatgagagcgagaagagaaggcaaagcacggtcgataaaagtatgatcaagaagtgatcctatagcaacctgcggcaagcataactccaacaccgtgttcacttcccggactccgccggaaagagaccatcacggttacacacacggttgatgtattttaattaaggtcaacttcgggttttctacaaccggacattaacaaattcccatcttccacataaccgcgggcacggctctcgaaagtttaaatccctgcaggggtgtcccaacttagcccatgacaagctctcacggtcaacgaaggaatagacctccacccaagacactccgatcagactcggtatcccggtacaacaagacatttcgacagggtaaaactaaaccagcaacaccgcccgaatgtgccgacaaatcccgataggagctgcacatatctctttctcagggcacactcagatgagactagctacgagtaaaaccaaccctcaagtttccccgaggtggccccgcaggcagctcagtttgaaccaacactcagaggagcactggcccgggggggttagaataaagatgacccttgagtctgcagaacccaagggaaggtggtaggttgttagtgcaaatggtaaaaccaatgttgggcattgctggaggagctttacttaaggcgaactgtcaaggggttcccattatagcccaaccgtgtaaggaatgcaaaatccgggaacataacaccgatatgacggaaactagggcggcaagagtggaacaaaacaccaggcataaggccgagccttccaccctttaccaagtatatagatgcattaattaaataagatatattgtgatatcccaacaagtaaacatgttccaacaaggaacaacatctccatgttccaacaaggaacaaacttcaatcttcacctgcaactaacaacgctataagaggggctgagcaaagcggtaacatagccaatcaacggtttgctaggacatggtgggttagaggtttgacatggcaatttgggaggctgacaagcaaatggtaggcatcgtagcattggcatagcaaaagagcaagcaaactagcatagcaaagatagtagtgatttcgagggtatgatcatcttgcctgagatcccgcaaggaagaagaacgattccatgaagaagacaaacgggcgtagtcgaacgaatcctcacaactccggaacgaaaccgaagctaacgagagaagcaacccagaaagaagcaaacaacatggtaaacacacaagcataaacatggatgaagcgcaaacaagtatgatgcatgtccgatttaatgaggcatggcatggcaaagtgcaacaagcaatactacaagttaagtggagctcaatatgcaacgagttgcatattgacaaaacaccacgacaagttaatttagttcgatctcgtttatgtaccccaacaaaattaaatgttgattcacatggcaagaggtgaagcatgacaaaactacctatctaggcaagtttaaatgag is a window of Triticum dicoccoides isolate Atlit2015 ecotype Zavitan chromosome 2B, WEW_v2.0, whole genome shotgun sequence DNA encoding:
- the LOC119368455 gene encoding zyxin-like, producing MATGWSSAVFCQSQAARAFPPPPVRLVGPAAPPRRHDRPLLPSQPPPSCRGCAVALCLHCRGPRHPRRASRQQHCSRPRPRARVIECGRPPCKSFVRSSASPSSPSASRCIPRLDLPQDQPDPSSRARIRPFRPVPPRAPPQRPPASCRHGHDVVSVRQKRAEQFARPLARPLTDPAGSQPPQAQPTSSIDRAKSPCFGFAPEL